A region from the Candidatus Acidulodesulfobacterium ferriphilum genome encodes:
- a CDS encoding 30S ribosomal protein S21 — MSIVKIKENESFENALRRFKKSCERAGILSEIRKREHYEKPSVKKKKKAAAARKRNSKKNYFNY; from the coding sequence TTGTCTATCGTAAAAATTAAGGAAAACGAATCTTTTGAAAATGCATTGAGAAGATTTAAAAAGTCCTGCGAACGAGCCGGAATTCTTTCAGAAATTAGAAAAAGGGAACATTACGAAAAACCGAGCGTAAAGAAAAAGAAAAAGGCTGCGGCCGCAAGGAAAAGAAATTCGAAAAAAAATTATTTTAACTATTAA
- a CDS encoding imidazoleglycerol-phosphate dehydratase, whose protein sequence is MEKSKVENKTTKVKKDRPKGRKGDFKRKTTETDIKLSLNLDGKGIYDIDTGVPFFNHMLEQFSKHSRFDMTLKAKGDIDVDLHHLIEDTGIVIGGALKELSGDKKGIQRFGSAFVPMDEALVHTVVDFSGRSFFVYKDNSEEAGSVYLIKSLEELSDKYSNFDKEGTREVLIDKFFYVYSNIFFEALCKNALINLHINVMYGSNNHHIVEAVFKSAGIAIADALKVAEGYGIPSTKGSI, encoded by the coding sequence ATGGAAAAATCTAAAGTGGAAAACAAGACTACTAAAGTTAAAAAAGACCGTCCAAAAGGGCGCAAAGGCGATTTTAAAAGAAAAACGACGGAAACCGATATAAAACTTTCGTTAAATCTTGACGGGAAAGGCATCTACGATATAGATACGGGCGTTCCGTTTTTTAACCATATGCTCGAGCAATTTTCGAAACATTCCCGTTTCGATATGACCCTTAAGGCAAAGGGGGATATAGATGTCGATCTTCATCACCTTATAGAAGATACGGGTATCGTTATAGGCGGCGCATTAAAAGAGTTATCGGGTGATAAAAAGGGCATCCAGAGGTTTGGCAGCGCTTTTGTCCCAATGGACGAGGCATTGGTTCACACGGTTGTAGATTTTTCGGGAAGGTCGTTTTTTGTGTATAAGGATAACAGCGAAGAGGCGGGCTCTGTTTATTTGATAAAATCCCTTGAAGAACTTTCCGATAAATATAGTAATTTTGATAAAGAAGGCACAAGAGAAGTCCTTATCGATAAATTTTTTTATGTTTATTCGAATATTTTTTTTGAAGCGTTGTGCAAAAATGCCCTTATAAATTTACATATCAATGTTATGTACGGTTCTAATAATCACCATATCGTCGAGGCGGTATTTAAATCGGCAGGCATAGCGATAGCGGATGCCCTTAAAGTTGCCGAAGGTTATGGAATACCGTCCACAAAAGGCAGTATTTGA
- the hisH gene encoding imidazole glycerol phosphate synthase subunit HisH gives MNIVIIDYGMGNLKNVQNAFDYLGYPSKITGSYNDIERASHLVLPGVGGFKDAMLTLKQKGLVEPVKAAINSGKHFLGICLGMQLLFETSEEFGHSEGLAVLKGKVVKFNEDNTPLIPHIGWNDIEILKQANEPAPSARGAGMFNGIKNNTFFYFLHSYYCVPEENITVATCYYYEKFAACIKKDNVFACQFHPEKSHTGGLTLLKNFVLNYTD, from the coding sequence ATGAATATTGTTATAATAGACTATGGAATGGGAAATCTTAAAAATGTTCAGAATGCTTTTGATTATTTAGGGTATCCGTCAAAAATTACAGGCAGCTATAACGATATCGAGCGTGCTTCGCATCTTGTGCTGCCGGGTGTCGGCGGATTTAAAGACGCTATGCTTACCCTCAAACAAAAGGGACTGGTTGAACCCGTTAAGGCTGCCATAAATAGCGGAAAGCATTTTTTGGGGATTTGTCTCGGCATGCAGCTTTTATTCGAAACTTCCGAAGAATTTGGACATAGCGAGGGATTGGCCGTTTTAAAAGGAAAGGTGGTAAAATTTAACGAGGACAACACTCCTTTGATACCGCATATCGGGTGGAACGATATAGAAATATTAAAACAGGCGAACGAACCTGCGCCATCTGCCCGCGGGGCAGGCATGTTTAACGGAATCAAAAATAACACCTTTTTTTATTTTCTCCACTCATACTATTGCGTGCCTGAGGAAAATATTACCGTCGCGACCTGTTATTATTATGAAAAATTTGCCGCCTGCATAAAAAAGGATAATGTTTTTGCGTGCCAGTTTCATCCCGAAAAAAGCCACACCGGCGGTTTAACATTGTTGAAAAATTTTGTCCTAAATTATACGGATTAA
- the hisF gene encoding imidazole glycerol phosphate synthase subunit HisF, whose product MLAKRIIPCLDIKNNEVVKGIHFEDLQSAGDPLELAKRYNDELADELMFLDITASHEKRKTILELVRKVSENIFIPFSVGGGVSDLEDIRNLLNSGADKVSINTAAVLNPDLIDSAAKKFGSSTIVIAIDAKKLGDDYIVFTHGGRNNSGVNAVNWAKEVYNRGAGEILLTSMDRDGTKNGYEINLTSSVVRNVKIPVIASGGARDAKDMEEVFVKADASAALAASIFHYETTGIISIKKYLKSKGITVRL is encoded by the coding sequence ATGCTTGCAAAAAGAATAATACCGTGTCTCGATATTAAAAACAACGAGGTTGTTAAAGGCATCCATTTTGAGGACTTGCAAAGTGCGGGAGATCCCCTTGAGCTGGCAAAAAGATATAACGACGAACTTGCCGACGAACTTATGTTTTTAGATATTACCGCATCGCACGAAAAAAGGAAAACAATCCTTGAGCTTGTCAGAAAGGTTTCGGAAAATATTTTTATTCCTTTCAGCGTCGGGGGTGGGGTTTCGGACTTAGAAGATATAAGAAATTTGTTAAACAGCGGGGCGGATAAGGTGTCGATCAATACGGCCGCGGTTCTCAATCCTGATTTAATAGATTCTGCGGCAAAGAAATTCGGCTCATCCACGATAGTTATAGCAATAGATGCAAAAAAGCTCGGCGATGATTATATAGTTTTCACGCACGGCGGAAGAAATAATTCGGGAGTAAATGCCGTAAATTGGGCAAAAGAGGTTTATAACAGAGGCGCGGGGGAGATACTTTTAACAAGCATGGATAGGGACGGGACTAAGAATGGTTACGAAATAAACCTTACTTCATCGGTTGTCAGGAATGTTAAAATTCCGGTGATTGCGTCAGGAGGGGCAAGGGATGCCAAAGATATGGAAGAAGTCTTTGTTAAGGCAGATGCAAGCGCCGCTTTAGCCGCATCGATATTTCATTATGAAACTACCGGCATTATTTCCATAAAAAAGTATTTAAAATCAAAAGGAATAACCGTAAGATTATAA
- a CDS encoding N-acetylmuramoyl-L-alanine amidase, which translates to MERSFYCKRKAFFVSFFLLIFNLLIVFKSAYAYSGNITKITGVSVNRGSGAIDIYTIGKPFYKGYLFYKGPKNFFILVFGHSILYGAGKKVARPFKNVFSVSYSQFSTSPEYSVHIVIRQNLPAKPRIRTVSIGNNRYKTAVYVLNIAKKFKKNITAPGGKPTPAVRHINFNVFIDAGHGGDDPGGIGPMGLPESFVNLSIALKLRKILEAKGIKVEIDRTSNTNVGLPQRAAEANRSGANLFIGLYCNSVVVPYLYGTTTYYFHKNSRRFAGYLEHYISLHLNLKYDGVVHDDLYVLRFTDMPAVIIEYAYISNPYEEHLLASSTFRQLIANGIANAIIRYYNLK; encoded by the coding sequence ATGGAAAGGTCATTTTATTGCAAAAGAAAGGCATTTTTTGTTTCGTTTTTTTTACTTATATTTAATTTACTTATAGTCTTTAAAAGCGCTTATGCTTATAGCGGCAATATAACTAAAATTACCGGAGTTTCCGTTAATCGCGGCAGCGGGGCTATCGATATTTATACTATCGGCAAGCCTTTTTATAAGGGGTATTTATTTTATAAGGGACCCAAAAATTTTTTCATATTGGTTTTCGGACATTCAATTTTGTACGGAGCCGGAAAAAAGGTAGCCCGCCCTTTTAAAAATGTATTTTCGGTTTCATATTCGCAATTCAGCACAAGTCCGGAATATTCCGTTCATATCGTAATCAGGCAAAATTTACCGGCAAAGCCGCGGATAAGGACGGTAAGCATTGGAAATAACCGTTATAAGACCGCCGTATATGTCTTAAATATTGCAAAAAAATTCAAGAAAAATATTACGGCGCCGGGAGGTAAGCCGACTCCTGCCGTCAGACATATTAATTTCAATGTTTTTATAGACGCGGGCCACGGCGGGGACGACCCGGGGGGGATCGGACCTATGGGTCTTCCTGAAAGTTTTGTAAACTTAAGCATTGCATTAAAATTAAGAAAAATTTTGGAAGCTAAGGGAATAAAAGTAGAAATAGACAGGACTTCCAATACAAATGTCGGCTTGCCGCAAAGGGCGGCGGAGGCAAATAGAAGCGGGGCAAATTTATTCATAGGGCTATATTGCAATTCCGTCGTAGTTCCTTACCTTTACGGAACTACGACTTACTATTTTCATAAAAACTCGCGCAGATTTGCAGGTTATCTGGAACACTATATCTCATTGCACTTAAACCTTAAATATGACGGCGTTGTGCATGACGATTTATATGTATTGAGATTTACGGACATGCCCGCGGTAATAATAGAATATGCGTATATTTCCAATCCGTACGAGGAACATTTGCTGGCTTCTTCGACTTTCAGACAACTAATCGCCAACGGAATCGCGAACGCGATTATTAGATACTATAATTTAAAATAG
- a CDS encoding CvpA family protein, giving the protein MNYIDIAFLILFAAVMIRGFFRGFVKEAISVAGLFFAYFGGMYAISKVSGSYYLKMFHNEEAGKIIIFTGVFILIVIIFAVISIIITKILNLLQLGVCNRAGGFFLRELKPLSF; this is encoded by the coding sequence ATGAATTATATAGATATAGCCTTTTTAATTTTATTTGCGGCAGTTATGATAAGGGGCTTTTTTAGGGGCTTTGTTAAAGAGGCTATATCCGTAGCGGGGCTTTTTTTTGCTTATTTTGGCGGCATGTACGCTATATCAAAGGTAAGCGGTTCTTATTACCTTAAAATGTTTCACAACGAAGAAGCCGGAAAAATTATTATTTTCACCGGTGTATTTATTTTGATAGTAATTATTTTTGCCGTTATTTCAATAATAATCACAAAAATTTTAAATTTGCTTCAACTCGGGGTTTGCAACAGAGCCGGCGGTTTTTTTTTGCGGGAATTAAAACCTTTGTCTTTTTAA
- a CDS encoding bifunctional phosphoribosyl-AMP cyclohydrolase/phosphoribosyl-ATP diphosphatase HisIE translates to MDEKENNSGDITFDIFNEETLELFLKKIDFSKQGGLIPAIAQDYFSKEVLMLAFMNEEALRKSASSGYAHYFSRSRNKLWKKGETSGNVQEIKDIFFDCDSDSILLKVIQKGPACHTGHKTCFYSKVNNKLIKRDYLENKDKDEKEDCKEFYSLKLIFDLIKSREGLAPDKSYVAKLLQSGPEKIGKKLQEESLELILSAIERKKDKIIYEAADLMFFYMVFLVFTGVDFSSIIDELRRREGISGIDEKNLR, encoded by the coding sequence ATGGATGAAAAAGAAAATAATTCAGGCGATATAACTTTCGATATTTTTAACGAGGAAACCCTTGAACTATTTTTAAAAAAAATCGATTTTTCCAAACAGGGCGGACTTATTCCCGCAATAGCTCAGGATTATTTTTCAAAGGAGGTATTGATGCTGGCATTCATGAACGAAGAGGCGTTGAGAAAATCCGCCTCCAGCGGCTATGCCCATTATTTTTCGAGGTCAAGAAATAAACTCTGGAAAAAAGGGGAAACTTCAGGCAATGTTCAGGAGATAAAGGATATTTTTTTTGATTGCGATAGCGACAGTATTTTGCTTAAAGTAATTCAAAAAGGCCCCGCCTGCCATACGGGACATAAAACCTGTTTTTATTCAAAAGTCAATAATAAGCTGATAAAAAGGGATTATCTTGAAAATAAAGATAAGGATGAAAAGGAGGATTGCAAAGAATTCTATTCGCTCAAATTAATTTTTGACCTTATAAAAAGCAGGGAGGGTTTGGCTCCGGATAAATCGTATGTGGCAAAACTATTGCAATCCGGTCCGGAGAAAATTGGAAAAAAACTTCAGGAGGAATCGCTTGAACTTATTTTATCTGCCATAGAGAGAAAAAAGGATAAGATAATTTACGAGGCCGCCGATCTAATGTTTTTTTATATGGTTTTTTTAGTATTTACAGGCGTTGATTTTTCTTCGATAATCGATGAGTTAAGAAGAAGGGAAGGAATTTCCGGCATAGATGAAAAAAATTTAAGATAA
- the hisA gene encoding 1-(5-phosphoribosyl)-5-[(5-phosphoribosylamino)methylideneamino]imidazole-4-carboxamide isomerase, which translates to MFIIPAVDILGSKCVRLTMGDYGLKKEYELSPLESAVNWQEMGAKRLHLVDLDGAKSGNPDNFGVIRDIIKSVKIPVEVGGGIRDNKTIESYFDTGASYVVLGSILFKDIGSVSPSLLKYRGRIIAGMDMYDEKIAISGWRELIDMPLIETIGGLKDNYGIETFIFTDIKKDGMLSGVNLELISRLAKLNISLIASGGVSALDDIIKLKELNLSNLKGVIVGKALYDGRLDLKKANALLS; encoded by the coding sequence ATGTTTATAATACCTGCCGTCGATATACTGGGTTCAAAATGCGTGAGATTGACTATGGGGGATTACGGCCTTAAAAAGGAATACGAACTCTCGCCTTTGGAGTCCGCCGTTAACTGGCAGGAGATGGGGGCAAAAAGGCTCCATTTAGTCGATTTGGACGGCGCCAAATCGGGAAATCCGGATAATTTTGGTGTTATAAGGGATATTATAAAATCCGTAAAAATTCCTGTGGAGGTAGGCGGAGGAATAAGGGATAATAAAACGATAGAAAGCTATTTCGATACTGGCGCCTCTTATGTCGTTTTAGGCTCTATATTGTTTAAGGATATAGGTTCGGTAAGTCCGTCCTTGTTAAAATATAGAGGCAGGATAATCGCAGGAATGGATATGTATGATGAAAAAATCGCTATCTCCGGCTGGAGAGAGCTTATCGATATGCCGTTAATCGAAACCATAGGCGGATTAAAGGATAATTACGGAATAGAAACCTTTATATTTACCGATATTAAAAAAGACGGGATGCTTTCGGGGGTTAATTTAGAACTTATATCGAGGCTTGCAAAATTAAATATAAGCCTTATCGCATCTGGAGGCGTTTCCGCTTTGGACGATATTATTAAACTTAAAGAACTGAATCTTTCCAACCTCAAAGGGGTAATAGTCGGAAAGGCTTTATATGACGGAAGGCTCGATTTGAAAAAGGCAAATGCTTTATTATCATGA